In one window of Rhizobium oryzihabitans DNA:
- a CDS encoding methyl-accepting chemotaxis protein yields MPGVNPTAVKAKSLSIKAKFAALVTGATLVSCLAVGLLSYEMGKSGLIDASEIRLETVAGNQSKQLDAYTLRVEQSISELSQNAAIAQALETMTNVVPTEKDAIIQAFRREGVSEEERASFNGEGLRLLYAIRHATINAAIASVWRNTRVSDIYVIDKTGLIIYSVTKGKNFLTNVTEPQNSAIKELFDRIETGKDGVVSTTGFSSGNDSAMIGMPLAVSNWGQLQRKGAVIMRISPDRIGAVVTPEETGKSIDDAVLLSAEGKLRAGVLSGGADAAVSESLVALSNTSEAGTVMAQTPAGNIFYAYRPVSVFGQKHLLAIGQQESKVLAAANDLAFWATLATLAVLAIMTLIGIFVSASLTKPLTGLAGLMERLNGGENDIEIKAVSRGDEIGTMARALESFRQGILDKQHMEAESHRKSEELDEERAQREMEKARSAQELEEAVDALATGLANLAAGRLDLRIEKSFVPSLDHLRIDFNNSIAGLDATISSIGESANAIRSGSGELKSASEDLSRRTERQAAALEEAAAALGDMTQAVNVSLSRCNVAVEATAGTMQDAHKSTAVVKEAIVAMERIETSSAKIRQIIDVIDQIAFQTNLLALNAGVEAARAGEAGKGFAVVAQEVRELAQKSAAAARDITTLIATSAGDVESGVALVLKTGESLEQIQKRIQSVNDQIGEIATASREQSGRLSEINASVNELDHVTQQNAAMVEETTAAAFSLANEADGLTEQVGQFSVGEARQRDQRYAA; encoded by the coding sequence ATGCCGGGTGTAAATCCGACTGCTGTCAAAGCTAAATCATTGTCAATCAAGGCCAAATTTGCAGCGCTCGTCACGGGCGCAACGCTGGTTTCATGTCTGGCCGTGGGGCTGTTGTCCTATGAGATGGGCAAGTCTGGCCTGATCGACGCAAGCGAAATCAGGCTCGAAACGGTTGCGGGAAACCAGTCCAAGCAGCTTGATGCCTATACGCTGCGCGTAGAACAAAGCATTTCAGAACTGTCGCAAAATGCCGCGATCGCACAGGCGCTGGAAACCATGACCAACGTCGTGCCGACGGAAAAGGATGCGATCATCCAGGCTTTCCGCCGCGAAGGCGTATCCGAGGAAGAGCGCGCCTCCTTCAATGGCGAAGGATTGCGGTTGCTCTACGCCATCCGCCACGCGACGATCAACGCGGCCATTGCCAGCGTCTGGCGCAACACCCGGGTCAGCGACATCTATGTGATCGACAAGACCGGTCTCATTATCTATTCCGTGACCAAGGGCAAAAACTTCCTGACCAATGTGACGGAACCGCAAAACAGCGCGATCAAGGAATTGTTCGATCGCATCGAAACCGGCAAGGACGGCGTCGTCAGCACCACCGGGTTCAGCAGTGGCAATGATTCGGCCATGATCGGCATGCCGCTCGCGGTCTCGAACTGGGGCCAGCTGCAGCGCAAGGGCGCTGTCATCATGCGCATTTCGCCCGACCGCATCGGCGCGGTGGTGACGCCCGAGGAGACAGGCAAGTCCATCGACGACGCCGTTCTTCTGAGCGCCGAGGGCAAACTCAGGGCGGGCGTGCTCTCGGGCGGGGCGGATGCCGCCGTTTCCGAAAGCCTCGTGGCCCTTTCGAACACCAGCGAAGCAGGAACGGTTATGGCGCAGACGCCTGCCGGCAACATCTTTTACGCCTATCGCCCGGTCTCCGTCTTCGGACAGAAGCATCTTCTCGCGATCGGCCAGCAGGAGAGCAAGGTTCTCGCCGCCGCCAACGATCTGGCCTTCTGGGCAACGCTTGCGACACTGGCGGTCCTTGCCATCATGACGCTCATCGGTATTTTCGTTTCCGCCAGCCTGACCAAGCCGCTGACCGGCCTTGCCGGGCTGATGGAACGTCTGAACGGCGGTGAAAACGATATCGAGATCAAGGCGGTTTCCCGCGGCGACGAGATCGGCACCATGGCCCGCGCGCTGGAATCCTTCCGCCAGGGCATTCTCGACAAGCAGCACATGGAAGCCGAGTCCCATCGCAAGAGCGAGGAACTGGACGAAGAACGCGCCCAGCGTGAAATGGAAAAGGCCAGAAGCGCTCAGGAGCTGGAAGAGGCCGTCGACGCCCTTGCAACCGGTCTTGCCAATCTTGCGGCCGGCAGGCTCGATCTGCGCATCGAAAAGTCCTTCGTGCCGTCGCTCGACCATCTGCGCATCGACTTCAACAACTCCATCGCGGGGCTGGATGCAACGATCTCCAGCATCGGCGAGAGCGCCAATGCCATCCGCTCCGGCTCCGGTGAGCTGAAAAGCGCATCGGAAGATCTGTCGCGGCGCACGGAACGCCAGGCTGCGGCACTCGAGGAAGCGGCTGCCGCACTCGGAGACATGACGCAGGCCGTCAATGTCTCCCTCTCACGCTGCAACGTCGCCGTCGAGGCAACGGCGGGCACGATGCAGGACGCCCATAAATCCACGGCCGTCGTGAAGGAAGCAATCGTCGCCATGGAACGCATCGAGACCTCATCGGCCAAGATCCGCCAGATCATCGACGTCATCGACCAGATCGCCTTCCAGACCAATCTGCTGGCGCTGAATGCCGGTGTGGAAGCCGCCCGCGCCGGCGAGGCCGGCAAGGGCTTTGCGGTCGTGGCGCAGGAGGTGCGGGAACTCGCCCAGAAATCGGCGGCCGCCGCCCGTGACATCACGACGCTGATCGCCACGTCCGCAGGCGATGTGGAAAGCGGCGTGGCACTGGTGCTGAAGACCGGCGAAAGCCTCGAGCAGATCCAGAAACGCATCCAGTCGGTCAACGACCAGATCGGCGAAATCGCCACCGCGTCGCGCGAACAGTCGGGCCGCCTCAGCGAAATCAATGCCTCGGTCAACGAACTCGACCATGTCACCCAGCAGAACGCGGCGATGGTGGAGGAAACGACGGCTGCGGCCTTCTCGCTGGCGAACGAGGCGGATGGCCTGACCGAGCAGGTGGGACAATTCTCGGTGGGTGAAGCCCGACAGCGGGACCAGCGCTACGCGGCCTGA
- a CDS encoding glycosyltransferase family 2 protein, which translates to MFMQAFRAPSPATIDDVCGTRADGYDGAPVRSTPDFAVVVPMHNEEASVETLVAEIVAACQPVGRFEIIVVDDASSDRTADVALSLGGRYPMLRLVRHDRQGGQSAAIHSGVQAARAPIICMLDGDGQNPPDNLPALLAPLLTAIAPSRLGLVAGQRVGRRDTLGKRLSSRFANGLRARILKDGTRDTGCGLKAFRRDAYLALPYFDHHHRYFPALFNRDGWQVAHVDVTHRARLHGNSHYTNIGRALVGIHDLIGVAWLLRRRKRASWAETFKTETSP; encoded by the coding sequence ATATTCATGCAAGCTTTTCGCGCTCCTTCTCCTGCCACTATCGACGATGTTTGCGGCACACGCGCAGACGGATATGACGGAGCCCCTGTGAGATCGACCCCGGATTTCGCCGTTGTCGTGCCCATGCACAATGAAGAAGCGAGCGTCGAAACGCTTGTCGCGGAGATCGTTGCGGCCTGTCAGCCCGTTGGCCGGTTTGAGATCATCGTGGTGGACGACGCCTCCTCCGACCGTACGGCGGATGTCGCACTTTCACTTGGCGGGCGTTATCCCATGCTGCGGCTGGTGCGGCACGACCGTCAGGGCGGGCAATCGGCGGCAATCCATAGCGGTGTGCAGGCGGCGCGTGCACCGATCATCTGCATGCTTGATGGAGACGGTCAGAACCCGCCGGACAATCTGCCGGCACTTCTCGCACCCCTTCTTACCGCCATTGCCCCGAGCCGGCTCGGGCTGGTGGCCGGCCAGCGCGTCGGCCGGCGCGATACGCTTGGAAAGCGCCTTTCCTCCCGCTTCGCCAACGGCTTGAGGGCGCGGATATTGAAGGACGGCACGCGGGACACCGGCTGCGGCCTCAAGGCCTTCCGCCGCGACGCCTATCTCGCCTTGCCCTATTTCGATCATCACCACCGCTATTTTCCGGCGCTGTTCAACCGCGACGGCTGGCAGGTCGCCCATGTCGACGTCACGCATCGGGCGCGCCTGCATGGCAATTCCCATTACACCAATATCGGCCGCGCGCTTGTCGGCATCCACGATCTGATCGGCGTTGCCTGGCTGTTGCGCCGGCGCAAGCGGGCAAGCTGGGCTGAAACCTTCAAAACGGAGACATCGCCGTGA
- a CDS encoding lipid-A-disaccharide synthase N-terminal domain-containing protein, whose amino-acid sequence MLHVDSWKEFLWVCIGFMGQMLFTMRFLVQWISSERANRSVIPVAFWYFSVLGGLVLLSYAIWRRDPVFVMGQASGLFIYARNLWLIHAERRQHA is encoded by the coding sequence ATGCTGCATGTCGACAGCTGGAAGGAATTTCTCTGGGTCTGCATCGGCTTCATGGGCCAGATGCTGTTCACCATGCGTTTTCTGGTTCAATGGATTTCGTCGGAACGGGCGAACCGTTCGGTCATACCGGTGGCCTTCTGGTATTTCTCTGTTCTCGGCGGGCTGGTACTCCTGTCCTATGCCATCTGGCGCCGAGACCCGGTTTTCGTCATGGGGCAGGCGTCCGGCCTCTTCATCTATGCCCGTAATCTCTGGTTGATCCATGCAGAACGCCGCCAGCATGCATGA